One segment of Anguilla anguilla isolate fAngAng1 chromosome 1, fAngAng1.pri, whole genome shotgun sequence DNA contains the following:
- the nod1 gene encoding nucleotide-binding oligomerization domain-containing protein 1 isoform X2, whose translation MELLSEKNESLGFLDSLDELLGLQGVFNEHAETIFIVGDAGVGKSILLQQLQNMWSRRELPSAEAKFFFKFRCRMFSAFKEMYEISLRDLLFKHNCYPDGDLDDEVFGYILRHPETVLFTFDGYDEIHADFELENLPEVVSPEEKAHPLMLLTNLLSGKLLKGSRKILTARTGTELQSRVIRKKVFLKGFSPENLRRYTALHFHERDYQELVMVQLDANPHLCSLCSIPLFCWIIFKSFKHLRSMYDDFELPVTFVTLTSVFLLLCEVFLGHCSGPGLLKRSTRCPADTFRGGALTLAGFAKLAQLGMEKGGFVFSQDEVSSCGITADDLQLGFLRPVSHYDSCGNPATFEFLHITLQSFLSAFSLVLDESIAPGEILKFFTECEYQKAPHFQLCGSCLASSKPQGKDPFQTNEHLQFANLFLCGLLSKSNAGLLEHLVPLSSLKKKRMVLKSYLAKCVKSHLKGLPRHPTDTEGCKVQVMPNFLWMLRCIFETRSDDVARVTARGISADNIKLTYCNMSSADCSALNFVLHHHHKLLGVDMDNNNISDYGVKQLRLSFSKMTVVRLCVNQITDCSIEVLAEELIKHKVVKVLGLYKNCITDVGAKLIAQIIEECPHLMTLKLGCNKITSVGGKYLASAIKKSKSIFDVGMWGNTIGDEGAGAFAEALKNHPKLTNLSLSANGITSVGGRRLAAALKENVSLHIFWLVQNELTDDAATDLAEALKINSGLRCLWLIDNRFTVQGARVLAEALPYNTSLKEICMKGNQLSEEEQKLFEMETRLRFS comes from the exons ATGGAGCTGCTCAGTGAGAAGAACGAGAGCCTGGGCTTCCTGGACAGTTTGGACGAACTTCTCGGTCTGCAGGGGGTCTTCAATGAGCACGCAGAGACCATCTTCATAGTAGGTGATGCTGGCGTGGGCAAGTCCATTCTGCTCCAGCAGCTGCAGAATATGTGGTCCAGGAGGGAGCTTCCTAGTGCTGAAGCTAAGTTCTTCTTCAAATTCCGTTGCCGGATGTTCAGTGCCTTCAAGGAGATGTATGAAATCTCCCTGAGAGACCTCCTTTTCAAGCACAACTGCTACCCAGATGGTGATTTGGATGATGAGGTTTTTGGTTATATACTGCGCCACCCTGAGACGGTGCTCTTCACCTTTGATGGCTATGATGAGATTCATGCTGACTTTGAATTGGAGAACCTGCCTGAGGTTGTCTCACCTGAGGAGAAGGCTCACCCTCTGATGCTGCTTACTAACCTGCTTAGTGGGAAGCTGCTCAAGGGGTCCAGGAAAATCCTGACTGCTCGGACTGGCACTGAGCTCCAGAGTAGAGTTATTCGGAAGAAAGTGTTCCTAAAAGGCTTCTCACCAGAAAACCTGCGGCGGTACACTGCCTTGCACTTCCATGAGAGAGATTACCAGGAACTTGTGATGGTGCAGTTGGATGCTAACCCCCACCTCTGCAGCCTCTGCTCCATCCCCCTGTTCTGTTGGATCATCTTCAAGAGCTTTAAGCATCTCCGCTCAATGTATGATGACTTTGAGCTTCCAGTCACTTTTGTGACCCTCACCAGTGTGTTTCTCCTGTTGTGTGAGGTTTTCCTTGGCCACTGCTCTGGTCCCGGCCTGCTGAAGAGGAGCACCAGGTGCCCTGctgacaccttcagaggtggggCTCTCACCCTAGCAGGCTTTGCAAAGCTGGCCCAACTCGGGATGGAGAAGGGTGGCTTTGTGTTCAGCCAGGATGAAGTTTCCTCTTGCGGcatcactgcagatgacttgcAGTTGGGCTTCCTGAGACCAGTCAGCCATTATGATAGCTGTGGGAACCCTGCCACTTTTGAGTTCTTGCACATAACTCTTCAGTCTTTCCTTTCTGCATTCTCTCTGGTTCTGGATGAGAGCATTGCCCCAGGCGAAATCCTGAAATTCTTCACTGAGTGTGAATACCAAAAAGCTCCCCATTTCCAATTGTGTGGCTCTTGCCTGGCAAGCTCCAAACCCCAGGGCAAGGACCCATTCCAGACTAATGAGCACCTACAGTTCGCAAACCTATTTCTTTGCGGCCTACTCTCAAAATCCAATGCCGGCCTGTTGGAGCACCTTGTGCCCCTGTCCTCACTGAAGAAGAAGAGGATGGTCCTGAAGTCGTATTTGGCAAAATGTGTGAAGTCTCACCTGAAGGGCCTGCCCCGGCACCCCACAGACACGGAGGGCTGCAAGGTCCAAGTAATGCCCAACTTCCTGTGGATGCTGAGGTGCATCTTTGAGACTCGCAGTGATGATGTGGCCCGGGTGACAGCCAGAGGGATCTCCGCAGACAACATCAAGTTGACATACTGCAACATGTCCTCTGCTGACTGCAGTGCACTCAACTTTGTCTTGCACCACCACCACAAACTTCTGGGTGTAGACATGGACAACAACAATATCAGTGACTATGGTGTGAAGCAGCTTCGGCTCTCCTTTAGTAAGATGACTGTAGTCAG GTTGTGTGTCAATCAGATCACAGACTGCAGCATAGAGGTATTGGCTGAAGAACTTATAAAACACAAGGTGGTCAAGGTTCTAGG GCTTTATAAGAATTGCATCACTGATGTTGGAGCCAAACTGATTGCACAGATTATTGAGGAATGTCCTCATCTAATGACTCTTAA ACTTGGCTGCAACAAGATCACAAGCGTGGGAGGGAAATACCTGGCCAGTGCAATTAAAAAGAGCAAATCCATCTTTGATGTGGG AATGTGGGGAAACACCATTGGGGATGAAGGAGCAGGAGCATTTGCAGAAGCCTTGAAGAATCACCCCAAACTTACCAATCTCAG CCTTTCTGCAAATGGCATCACCTcagtgggagggaggaggctgGCAGCAGCGCTAAAAGAGAATGTGTCTCTTCACATCTTCTG GTTGGTTCAGAATGAGCTTACAGATGATGCTGCCACAGATCTTGCAGAAGCACTCAAGATCAACTCTGGACTTAGATGTCTCTG GCTAATTGACAACAGGTTTACAGTGCAGGGAGCCAGAGTGCTGGCTGAAGCGCTGCCTTACAACACTTCCCTCAAAGAGATCTG TATGAAGGGAAACCAGCTCTCCGAGGAGGAACAGAAACTATTTGAAATGGAGACTCGGCTGCGTTTCTCTTGA
- the nod1 gene encoding nucleotide-binding oligomerization domain-containing protein 1 isoform X1: protein MMKDGFAGGHPRPPLSTCRLLTVHRELLVEQVKNTQCILDNLQLSGFFCAEDTEIVLRSATKTEQVRKILELVQSKGEEASEYFVYILHEAYDAYIDLRPWFKEIQYEPSDSVKEIPVKNTDPISKYCKKLRHELAQDTRFITSYAQKEETLLEEFYTDTLMELLSEKNESLGFLDSLDELLGLQGVFNEHAETIFIVGDAGVGKSILLQQLQNMWSRRELPSAEAKFFFKFRCRMFSAFKEMYEISLRDLLFKHNCYPDGDLDDEVFGYILRHPETVLFTFDGYDEIHADFELENLPEVVSPEEKAHPLMLLTNLLSGKLLKGSRKILTARTGTELQSRVIRKKVFLKGFSPENLRRYTALHFHERDYQELVMVQLDANPHLCSLCSIPLFCWIIFKSFKHLRSMYDDFELPVTFVTLTSVFLLLCEVFLGHCSGPGLLKRSTRCPADTFRGGALTLAGFAKLAQLGMEKGGFVFSQDEVSSCGITADDLQLGFLRPVSHYDSCGNPATFEFLHITLQSFLSAFSLVLDESIAPGEILKFFTECEYQKAPHFQLCGSCLASSKPQGKDPFQTNEHLQFANLFLCGLLSKSNAGLLEHLVPLSSLKKKRMVLKSYLAKCVKSHLKGLPRHPTDTEGCKVQVMPNFLWMLRCIFETRSDDVARVTARGISADNIKLTYCNMSSADCSALNFVLHHHHKLLGVDMDNNNISDYGVKQLRLSFSKMTVVRLCVNQITDCSIEVLAEELIKHKVVKVLGLYKNCITDVGAKLIAQIIEECPHLMTLKLGCNKITSVGGKYLASAIKKSKSIFDVGMWGNTIGDEGAGAFAEALKNHPKLTNLSLSANGITSVGGRRLAAALKENVSLHIFWLVQNELTDDAATDLAEALKINSGLRCLWLIDNRFTVQGARVLAEALPYNTSLKEICMKGNQLSEEEQKLFEMETRLRFS, encoded by the exons ATGATGAAAGACGGCTTTGCAGGGGGGCATCCAAGGCCCCCCCTGTCAACCTGTAGGCTGCTGACTGTGCATAGGGAGCTGCTGGTGGAACAGGTGAAGAACACGCAGTGCATACTGGACAACTTGCAGCTCAGTGGCTTCTTCTGTGCCGAGGACACAGAGATCGTTCTGCGCTCAGCCACCAAGACTGAGCAG GTTCGTAAGATCCTGGAGCTGGTCCAGAGCAAAGGGGAGGAGGCTTctgaatattttgtatatattctGCATGAGGCCTATGATGCATACATTGACCTGCGTCCCTGGTTTAAAGAGATCCAGTATGAGCCTTCTGATTCTGTCAAGGAAATACCAGTGAAGAATACTGACCCAA TTAGTAAGTATTGCAAAAAATTACGTCATGAACTGGCACAAGACACTCGCTTTATCACCTCATATGCCCAGAAAGAGGAGACTCTCCTAGAGGAGTTCTACACAGACACCCTAATGGAGCTGCTCAGTGAGAAGAACGAGAGCCTGGGCTTCCTGGACAGTTTGGACGAACTTCTCGGTCTGCAGGGGGTCTTCAATGAGCACGCAGAGACCATCTTCATAGTAGGTGATGCTGGCGTGGGCAAGTCCATTCTGCTCCAGCAGCTGCAGAATATGTGGTCCAGGAGGGAGCTTCCTAGTGCTGAAGCTAAGTTCTTCTTCAAATTCCGTTGCCGGATGTTCAGTGCCTTCAAGGAGATGTATGAAATCTCCCTGAGAGACCTCCTTTTCAAGCACAACTGCTACCCAGATGGTGATTTGGATGATGAGGTTTTTGGTTATATACTGCGCCACCCTGAGACGGTGCTCTTCACCTTTGATGGCTATGATGAGATTCATGCTGACTTTGAATTGGAGAACCTGCCTGAGGTTGTCTCACCTGAGGAGAAGGCTCACCCTCTGATGCTGCTTACTAACCTGCTTAGTGGGAAGCTGCTCAAGGGGTCCAGGAAAATCCTGACTGCTCGGACTGGCACTGAGCTCCAGAGTAGAGTTATTCGGAAGAAAGTGTTCCTAAAAGGCTTCTCACCAGAAAACCTGCGGCGGTACACTGCCTTGCACTTCCATGAGAGAGATTACCAGGAACTTGTGATGGTGCAGTTGGATGCTAACCCCCACCTCTGCAGCCTCTGCTCCATCCCCCTGTTCTGTTGGATCATCTTCAAGAGCTTTAAGCATCTCCGCTCAATGTATGATGACTTTGAGCTTCCAGTCACTTTTGTGACCCTCACCAGTGTGTTTCTCCTGTTGTGTGAGGTTTTCCTTGGCCACTGCTCTGGTCCCGGCCTGCTGAAGAGGAGCACCAGGTGCCCTGctgacaccttcagaggtggggCTCTCACCCTAGCAGGCTTTGCAAAGCTGGCCCAACTCGGGATGGAGAAGGGTGGCTTTGTGTTCAGCCAGGATGAAGTTTCCTCTTGCGGcatcactgcagatgacttgcAGTTGGGCTTCCTGAGACCAGTCAGCCATTATGATAGCTGTGGGAACCCTGCCACTTTTGAGTTCTTGCACATAACTCTTCAGTCTTTCCTTTCTGCATTCTCTCTGGTTCTGGATGAGAGCATTGCCCCAGGCGAAATCCTGAAATTCTTCACTGAGTGTGAATACCAAAAAGCTCCCCATTTCCAATTGTGTGGCTCTTGCCTGGCAAGCTCCAAACCCCAGGGCAAGGACCCATTCCAGACTAATGAGCACCTACAGTTCGCAAACCTATTTCTTTGCGGCCTACTCTCAAAATCCAATGCCGGCCTGTTGGAGCACCTTGTGCCCCTGTCCTCACTGAAGAAGAAGAGGATGGTCCTGAAGTCGTATTTGGCAAAATGTGTGAAGTCTCACCTGAAGGGCCTGCCCCGGCACCCCACAGACACGGAGGGCTGCAAGGTCCAAGTAATGCCCAACTTCCTGTGGATGCTGAGGTGCATCTTTGAGACTCGCAGTGATGATGTGGCCCGGGTGACAGCCAGAGGGATCTCCGCAGACAACATCAAGTTGACATACTGCAACATGTCCTCTGCTGACTGCAGTGCACTCAACTTTGTCTTGCACCACCACCACAAACTTCTGGGTGTAGACATGGACAACAACAATATCAGTGACTATGGTGTGAAGCAGCTTCGGCTCTCCTTTAGTAAGATGACTGTAGTCAG GTTGTGTGTCAATCAGATCACAGACTGCAGCATAGAGGTATTGGCTGAAGAACTTATAAAACACAAGGTGGTCAAGGTTCTAGG GCTTTATAAGAATTGCATCACTGATGTTGGAGCCAAACTGATTGCACAGATTATTGAGGAATGTCCTCATCTAATGACTCTTAA ACTTGGCTGCAACAAGATCACAAGCGTGGGAGGGAAATACCTGGCCAGTGCAATTAAAAAGAGCAAATCCATCTTTGATGTGGG AATGTGGGGAAACACCATTGGGGATGAAGGAGCAGGAGCATTTGCAGAAGCCTTGAAGAATCACCCCAAACTTACCAATCTCAG CCTTTCTGCAAATGGCATCACCTcagtgggagggaggaggctgGCAGCAGCGCTAAAAGAGAATGTGTCTCTTCACATCTTCTG GTTGGTTCAGAATGAGCTTACAGATGATGCTGCCACAGATCTTGCAGAAGCACTCAAGATCAACTCTGGACTTAGATGTCTCTG GCTAATTGACAACAGGTTTACAGTGCAGGGAGCCAGAGTGCTGGCTGAAGCGCTGCCTTACAACACTTCCCTCAAAGAGATCTG TATGAAGGGAAACCAGCTCTCCGAGGAGGAACAGAAACTATTTGAAATGGAGACTCGGCTGCGTTTCTCTTGA